A genomic segment from Glycine soja cultivar W05 chromosome 20, ASM419377v2, whole genome shotgun sequence encodes:
- the LOC114402698 gene encoding uncharacterized protein LOC114402698 gives MAPQNLCGFISQSQHIMKAHLLHFYTLSLLFLFPISSSFILSPTLFHLHQQITTNTNPSSLILFLLLYSLFISLFSTCGVISITYSVFHFFINDQPAMMNLRSAIKSIPASFFPFLTTTFISQAVFICISFSYALLLVLLTHNMAELARGTGLFFVAFPLLIVLMYLQVNWTLVPVIVVVESCWGLEPFRRSARLIKGMKGVALSSLFFYGFCTGSCALSFFNGITFNWAIIVICSFLFAMIMASNIAVNTVLYIYCKANHGENIADKEFGREYVNLSFHDGNSRLSCCL, from the coding sequence ATGGCCCCCCAAAACCTCTGTGGTTTCATTTCTCAATCTCAGCACATCATGAAAGCACACCTTCTTCACTTCTACACCCTCtccctcctcttcctcttccccaTATCCTCCTCCTTCATCCTCTCTCCCACCCTCTTCCACCTTCACCAACAAATCACCACCAACACAAACCCTAGCTCTCTCATACTATTTCTTCTCCTATATTCCctctttatttctctcttctccaCCTGTGGAGTCATCAGCATCACCTACAGCGTCTTCCACTTCTTCATCAACGACCAACCTGCCATGATGAACCTCCGATCCGCCATCAAGTCCATCCCGGCTTCCTTCTTTCCCTTCCTCACGACCACATTCATCTCCCAAGCCGTCTTCATTTGCATATCTTTTTCATACGCGCTTCTCTTGGTTCTTCTCACTCACAACATGGCTGAGCTTGCCCGCGGAACCGGGTTGTTCTTTGTTGCGTTTCCTTTGCTGATTGTGCTTATGTATCTTCAAGTTAACTGGACCTTAGTGCCTGTGATCGTGGTGGTCGAATCATGCTGGGGTTTGGAGCCTTTCAGGAGAAGTGCGAGGTTGATCAAGGGAATGAAAGGGGTGGCTCTATCTTCCTTGTTCTTCTATGGATTCTGTACGGGGTCATGTGCGCTGAGCTTTTTTAATGGAATTACTTTTAATTGGGCAATAATTGTGATATGTTCTTTTTTGTTTGCGATGATTATGGCTTCTAACATTGCGGTCAATACGGTCTTGTACATATATTGCAAGGCCAATCATGGTGAAAATATTGCAGATAAGGAGTTTGGGAGGGAATATGTTAACTTGTCCTTCCATGATGGAAATTCGCGTCTCTCATgttgtttataa
- the LOC114402334 gene encoding uncharacterized protein LOC114402334 → MAQNNFWHIFCETRNIFQAHSRHLVTLSLIFLFPLSFSLLLSPTLSNLFNHFYTNIIPYPYNYSSTTNPNYKHHSLFFHLLYSLFTFIFSNCGVISITYSVFHFFNDQSLNLNLKSTITKSISTSFLPLLATTIVSHVIIFFVSLLYALLLVLIICGAIFFNVTTSYSSLYYFIGFLIALPLLFFLIYLQVNWTLVPVIVILESCWGLEALKRSARLVRGMKRVALSSLFVYGFFEVIVVLNGLLVTKDLNGTSDGWVLVVSYWVFIVSQSYFVAVCMVSKIAFNTVLYAYCKPNHGEVIVEEFEKEGLIGLPFHDDGKVSNAV, encoded by the coding sequence ATGGCCCAAAACAACTTCTGGCACATCTTTTGTGAAACTAGGAACATCTTCCAAGCACACTCTCGTCACTTAGTAACTCTCTCACTAATCTTCCTCTTTCCCCTTTCATTCTCCCTCTTACTCTCTCCCACCCTCTCCAACCTCTTCAACCATTTCTATACCAACATTATCccttatccttataattattcttCTACAACAAACCCAAATTATAAACACCACTCTCTCTTCTTTCATCTCCTCTATTCCCTTTTCACTTTTATCTTCTCAAACTGTGGAGTCATTAGCATCACCTACAGCGTTTTCCACTTCTTCAATGACCAATCATTGAATTTGAACCTCAAATCCACAATCACCAAGTCCATCTCCACTTCCTTCTTGCCCCTCCTCGCCACCACCATCGTTTCTCATGTTATCATCTTTTTCGTTTCTCTTTTATATGCCCTTCTCTTGGTTCTTATCATTTGTGGTGCTATATTTTTCAATGTAACAACTTCATACTCTTCCCTTTACTACTTCATCGGGTTCCTTATTGCACTTCCTTtgctattttttcttatatatttgcaAGTTAACTGGACCTTGGTGCCTGTGATTGTGATCTTGGAATCATGTTGGGGTTTGGAGGCCCTCAAGAGAAGTGCGAGGTTGGTCAGAGGAATGAAAAGGGTGGCTCTGTCTTCTCTCTTCGTCTATGGTTTTTTCGAAGTGATCGTTGTGTTGAACGGCTTACTTGTGACAAAAGATCTTAACGGAACTAGTGACGGTTGGGTTCTTGTAGTGAGCTATTGGGTGTTCATTGTGTCGCAATCTTATTTCGTTGCGGTGTGTATGGTTTCTAAAATTGCGTTCAATACGGTCTTGTACGCATATTGCAAGCCTAATCATGGAGAAGTTATTGTGGAGGAGTTTGAGAAGGAAGGTCTTATTGGCTTGCCCTTCCATGACGATGGAAAGGTATCCAATGCTGTTTAA
- the LOC114403927 gene encoding uncharacterized protein LOC114403927, which yields MATATNLTLWGILSESKRIINAHSRHFLALSVIFLLPLSFSLIVSPSLFPLLYPQHSSHVHILRRQTLPQPQTLTLTTSLSLSLPIPFLLFFLFVVFFSLFALASITHSVFHGFFGRPVKLPSALLSVATSFLPLLVTSFITNLILLSLSLPAIFLFSTTSSSSILVAISAVLVLLAIVYLRVSWSLASVVAVTESTCGGLHPLRRSAFLTKGMRTLAASCFLFFGSLQTILLWTASMLVVGSDGWAWKDWAFVVQIVLTSTLLVLLMLYNAAADTVLYMYCKAVHGELALEIAEEFAWQYVCLPFDDGKVPHVVSVVRV from the coding sequence ATGGCAACGGCAACGAACCTAACCCTATGGGGAATCCTCTCCGAATCAAAACGCATAATCAACGCCCACTCTCGCCACTTCCTGGCCCTTTCCGTCATCTTCCTCCTccctctctccttctccctcatCGTCTCCCCTTCCCTCTTCCCTCTCTTATACCCTCAACACTCCTCCCACGTCCACATCCTCCGACGCCAAACCCTACCCCAAccccaaaccctaaccctaaccactTCTCTCTCCTTATCCCTCCCCATCCCCTTCctcctcttcttcctcttcgTAGTCTTCTTCTCCTTATTCGCCCTCGCCTCCATCACCCACAGTGTCTTCCACGGCTTCTTCGGCCGCCCCGTAAAACTCCCGTCCGCGCTCCTCTCCGTCGCCACCTCCTTCCTCCCCCTCCTCGTCACCTCCTTCATCACCAACCtcattcttctctctctctcactcccCGCCATCTTCCTCTTttccaccacctcctcctcctCGATCCTCGTTGCCATCTCCGCCGTCCTCGTCCTCCTCGCCATCGTCTACCTCCGCGTATCCTGGTCCCTCGCCTCCGTCGTCGCCGTCACCGAATCCACTTGCGGCGGCCTCCACCCCCTCCGCCGCAGCGCCTTCCTCACCAAAGGAATGAGAACCCTCGCCGCCTCCTGCTTCCTCTTCTTCGGCTCCCTGCAGACCATCCTCCTCTGGACCGCCTCCATGCTCGTCGTGGGCTCTGACGGCTGGGCCTGGAAAGACTGGGCTTTCGTCGTCCAGATCGTCCTCACCTCCACGCTCCTCGTGCTCCTCATGCTCTACAACGCCGCCGCCGACACTGTCCTCTACATGTACTGCAAGGCCGTCCACGGCGAGCTCGCGCTCGAGATTGCGGAGGAGTTCGCCTGGCAGTACGTTTGCTTGCCGTTCGACGACGGCAAGGTCCCTCACGTTGTTTCCGTTGTCCGTGTTTAG